The nucleotide sequence GAAACCAGGTACCTTGTAAACATTTGCACAACCATTCAACCAGTTGAGATGTCTATTCATGCATTCAACAGCTTTAACCTTGTTCTTCAAATAGGTATTCACTGGCATTTTCACAGCAGAGATGTGCCTGAAGGTCATCGCTCTCGATCCTTACTATTACTTCCAAGAGGGCTGGAATATATTTGACGGCATTATTGTCAGTCTCAGTCTGATGGAGCTGGGTTTGTCCAATGTCGAGGGTCTCTCTGTGCTCAGGTCCTTTCGGCTGGTAAGGGACACAAACGACcgaccgtgaccggacgtttggtcgctggtcttttggtcgccggtcttttggtcgctggtcttttggtcccttttagttgccagtcaaatgtacttggttattaaacagttcttagatattcaaatctctctcttagatattaaaccctctctcttagatattaaactctctctctcttagatattaaactctctctctctcttagatattcaactctctctctcttagatattcaactctctctcttagatattcaactctctcttagatattcaactctctctctctctctcttagataattaactctctctcttagatattaaactctcatgaatataattttgagagctggctggCTTcatcagtaaactctctgtcaccatttgaccagcgaccaaatgggaccaaaagaccggcgaccaaacgtccgagcaccacgaCCGAGTCCAAATCTAGATCATAACAATATTTGCCATTGATTTTCTGACAGTTAAGGGTATTCAAACTGGCTAAATCCTGGCCAACTCTGAATATGCTGATCAAGATCATCGGGAACTCAGTCGGGGCCCTTGGGAACTTGACCCTGGTGCTCGCAATTATCGTCTTCATCTTCGCCGTGGTGGGAATGCAACTCTTTGGCAAGAGTTACAAGGAGTTCTTCTGTACCATAAACGACGGAGGATGCCAACTGCCACGTTGGCACATGCATGATTTCTTCCACTCCTTCCTCATTGTATTCCGGGTCCTGTGTGGAGAGTGGATAGAAACGATGTGGGACTGTATGGAGGTAGCAGGACCAACAATGTGCCTGATCGTCTTCATGATGGTGATGGTCATCGGAAACTTggtggtaaaaaaaagattttcgtCTTATATCGTGCATTGTACAGGGAAACCAAAATGATCTATCTCAACAACCAAAACATTTCCTGATGTTCTCAGTCTTGCCTTgctttcatttccttttttttaggttcTGAACCTGTTTTTGGCCCTGCTTTTGAGCTCATTCAGCGCTGATAACTTGGCGGCAACCGACGATGACAGCGAAATGAATAATTTGCAAATCGCAGTGGGCCGTATCCAACGTGgcattgcctttttaaaatctacCGTACGCCGATTCCTCCAGAGCCTGTTCTTTGGTGGAAGTGGGAAAGGATTGAACCACATTGACGAGAATAAGCCTCTAGAGGAACTCCATAGCAATGGCAAAGGCAACTGCATCACTAATCACACCACATGTGAAATGACCAAAGACCCTTGCGGAATGTACATAACACCTGAGGGCAATGGACGCCCGGGTGGAGGCCTTGTCACCGGGGGGACGGTTGACGACGATAGCCCTGAAAAGTACTCGATGGACGAATGTCCTTACATGTCATTTATTCATAACCCGAGCCTGACTGTCACAGTGCCTATCGCTGTGGGTGAATCGGACTTTGAGAATGTCAACACGGAGGATTTAAGCAGCGATTCCTCAGATGTGGAAGACAGCAAAGAGGTAAGAGTAGACTTTTCTGTTTCttgatgttttgatttgaaTGAATTGGGGCACCAAGTTCGATTAATCCTACTTTTTTGTCTTATGGTCACAAAATACTGTATGAACGATCTCTTTTGAATCATCTGTATTCTTTCCCCAAGATATTTTTGCTTATTTACAGGTGTGTTTAATGGCAGGTGATGCAGTTAGTAGCATACTCAACCTTCAGACAGTACGCAAGACAGTTTAGGAGGGGTGGGATGTTGATCGGATGGATTGAGAAGTAGGTAGTAGCAATAGTCAGGATACATTTGACTCCAAACATCCCTCCAACAAATACGTGCTATTCATTTCCAGCACATGAACTGTGACATTTACAAAGATGAAACCTTTCGGTGATGAGTTTCAGCTTCTCTTAGCGTTGACTTGGATTCACTATGACAACCACTTCAAAAACAGACTAAGAAGGTCATTGTGAAACAGCACAGATGCTGCTAATTTCATTTAGAAAGGCCTAAAGGAGGATCTAGCTTCCGTCTTATGTGAGCAAGATGCAATCGAATTGAACGTCCTCATCAATTTAAATCATCTTTGGGCTTCACATTTTCTTAGCAGATCCTTTGCCACTTTAGTTAATTATTTAATTCTCCAGAATTTAATACAAGCTCTCACCCTACCTCAGCTTTTTCCAGCAGAGAAAAATCTGTTGGGCATCTGTACGACCTACTACTTGAATCATGGATTTTTCCTTGACACGTTTGTCATTCTGTCAATAATAAGTGTAACAGCCCTGAGGATTTCACCGACAAGTTAAAGCGGGATATAGGTGTTTGAACGCTCCAAAATAATTGGAATATTTTGTGGTTACAGATGGTGTCGCTCGCTGTTCATATATTTCTTCCGCGTGAAAATCCTCAGTCCATTCTGAACACAGGCATGAGGTTGATTGCTGGTTTATACTGCCCATGACTTACTTTAACTCCCCCCATTTGTTATTGCAGCCATGTCACAGATGCTCTCAAGGTTTTCAGTGAGAGAAGAACTGTAAGAGCACTTTACTGTACCATAGCACTCACCATGAGGACTGCTAATGTCATTTAGGAACAGGCATTATTTTACTCATGTTTTTAATGGACTGCCCATTTTCGTTCTTGCCTGGTCTTGCCCTCCGCCCACCCACAACCCACTTTCCTTTATTTCTTACAAGACACTTTATgagaacaaaattaaaatgtgtgtgtacatatacatatatacatataaatacatgtatacatgtatacatgtatagacatatacatatatatatatatatatatatatatatatatatatatatatatatatatatatatatatatatatatatatatatatatatatatatatatatatatatatatatgtatatgtatatgtatatgtatatgtatatgtatatgtatatgtatatgtatatgtatatgtatatgtatatgtatatgtatatgtatatgtatatgtatatgtatatgtatatgtatatgtatatgtatatgtatatgtatatgtatatgtatatgtatatgtatatgtatatgtatatgtatatgtatatgtatatgtatatgtatatgtatatgtatatgtatatgtatatgtatatgtatatgtatatgtatatgtatatgtatatgtatatatatatatatatatatatatatatatatatatatatatatatatatatatatatatatatatatatatatatatatatatatatatgtatatatgtgtgtatgtgtgtatacacatacatacacatgtacatacaaatatacatacacatatacatacacatacacacacacacatacacatatatatacacatgtacatacaaatatacatacacatgtacatacacatatacatacacatgcacatatacacatatacacatacacatacacatacacatacacatatacacatacacatacacatatatactcatgtacatacaaatatacatacacatgtacatacaaatatacatacacatatacatacacatacaaatacaaatacacatacacatatacacatacacatatacacatacacatatacacatacacatatacacatacacatatacacatacacatatacacatacacatatacacatacacatatacacatacacatatacacatacacatatacacatacacatatacacatacacatatacacatacacatatacacatacacatatacacatacacatatacacatacacatatacacatacacatatacacatacacatatacacacacatacacatatacacatacacatatatatacacatgtacatacaaatatacatacacatgtacatacaaatatacatacacatatacatacacatacacatatacacatacacatatacacatacacatatacacacatacacatatacacatacacatatacacacatacacatatacacacacacacacatgcacacatctatatatgtgtatatgtaatgTATATAACATGTCGTAGGGCGTCAAAACACCTAACTCTGTCAGACACTTTTATAATGAAACACCATGAATCAACCCAATTATTTCCCATTAACCTTGACTACAATAGTGAACTGTCTGCCACATAGTGCCGAGTGgattaaaacatgcaaaaatatgattctacatataaaaatacatccGGATATCATCTTTTACTCTCTTGCTCTATTACCCATtgagataaaaacaaataccGTGGTAGAATGAGTCAGCATCTTTGCAAAAATCGGTGCACACTTAAGAAGCATGCTTCCATCATTCTCATATTCTATTAGCTGGGTCCCACTGCAATCAGGactgctgcactgtctgagATGACATGTTTCAAAGTTGACACACCAGAAAGACATGCGCTATCAGTAGAAGGGTCATTCCAAAATTGGAAGAAATTTTGGCTTCAGAGTTTATCAGCAATTCTGTGGTTTTGCAGGACATTTTCATCGATTAAAAAAACCTAGAACATAGATAGTGTCAATTCTCGCTTATTGTGTTATATATTCACCGCTTTATTTTACCACCATGatgaaaaatatgatatatagcGTTGCATGCTTATTGTGAGATACCTAtttgaaatattaatgtttattatgcattataatatgtatgtcctCCAATTTTGGAATGACACATTAGGAGTCTTTATCAAAAATGATAATAAGATCAAGACGGACGAGTCTCACGTTACGCAGATGACGGAGGGTCACAATACATGACTTTATACAGTGTCttttaaatgtctttcaaactcaacaaCCAAACCACATGCTGTCTTATAAACAGTGCACAGTGCTGGTTTTTGCTGGAAAGCTAATGCCGTCATCTATCAActtgaacaaaaacagaaaaggcTTAAACACTGCTTTCAAGGAATGGaaacactgtattttcatgtCACTGAGGAAAATTGGATCTCAAAACCTTTGCTAGGGGGGGGATCATAGTACATTATGGGTCTATGGGTACAAGCAGTTATTTTATTGGAGATATGTAAAGAAAGACAAATTGATATTTGAAGTTCCTTTCTCAGTAGATGTGAAAATACCACAATGTCTTGCTTGGTACGATTTCAGGCTTGGATTGATGATGCACTGAAATACTGCATGCACTCGTCCTCAAAACTGAGGTCACATCAAACGTACCCACAGTTGCATTATTGTAATAATCCCACACCCCCATATCATACGTTGCTATATATGATTTGAGCCTTCAGATATGTCACACCAAAGCCTGTAGGTACATTTGATCAATGTTGCATGTAATGACAATGAGAAGGACGCCCAACTGACAGTGCATAATCAGAGTAACACTAATCACCACTTCAGGACATTTTGAAGTCCTGAAATGGCTCTGTGATTGGATTCTGACTTTTTGCAACATCTCCTCCTCTAAGCAGAAGCTCAACATTGAGCCCCGGAAACTCAGTTCTTCGGAAGGGAGCACTGTTGATATTCGCCCACTGGGAGATGGGGTCGATTCAGAGGAACTGGAGATGGGAGAGTCATTGGACCCAGAGGCCTGCTTTACTGAGGGTGAGATGGCTACAAGTGTGCTaggtcaagaaaaaaatgggacataACTGCTCATGCTTTATGCTGCCCTCTTCAACTCATAGTTGAGTGACAGTGAAGAGAAATGCTCTTAAGGATAGAAAGAAATGTATTCTGTCGGGCTTTTTGCTTAATAATACAACCTGGCATTTTCTCTGCAAATTCTAATACGTAGAATATAAGTATCTTCATCTGAATGTGAGTTACGTTGGCATGGAATACTGAAAATTGTTCTGTTTTGGCGGGGAGGGAGGCCAGAACAGATGAatgggtaccgtattttcatgaccataaggcgcacttaaaagtcttaaattttctccaaaataggcagtgcgccttataattcagtgcgccttatatatggaaaaacagaaaaccaaaaaccaccactgtcggatattaaaaaaacacaaacgcctgaactgaaacaaaactgttaaatatgcagatgccatcttagtttacaaaatcttccatcatgtagctcctccccactgcaagattttatacaaaaaaaatccaaaacatctacaaaggctggctctagaggtgactgtgtagtgagtgcttcatacctggaagtcaatagcaattaccgtattttcacgactataagccgcacttaaaagtcttaaattttctccaaaatagacagtgcgccttataatacagtgcaccctataatatagtgcgccttataatacagtgcgccttatatatggaaaaaaaatgtcattcattgagggtgcgccttataatgcggtgcgccttatagtcgtgaaaatacggtaccttgcAGTTTGAAAAAGTGAAGGGAGGAACAGTGTTAAGATCAGTCTGCTAATAATTGTAGCAAATCTGGTCTTATTATTTCTGCCATTTGTCCCATTTGTGTTCTTCTCTGTTCTAATGCAGGATGTGTAAGCAGATTCCAGTGTTGCCAGGTCAATGAGGAAGAAAACGTATTTAAGAGTTGGTGGTCGCTccgaaaaacatgttttataatCGTGGAGCACAACTGGTTTGAGTCCTTTATCATATTTATGATCTTGCTCAGCAGTGGGGCACTGGTGAGTTGGACATTTGCCTTCatctttatactttttgcttcTTAAATTGGGCTTGTCAGGAATTCTACcaagatttttttgtgatatttatTGCATCAGAGCTTTAGCTTTGGTTTTATTCGTTGGTAATCAGCAAAAAGTTCATCCTTTATAACCAATGTGAatacttttttccctctttctGTCCATTTTGCTCAGGCTTTTGAGGACGTTTATATTGAACAGAGAAGGACAATCAAAACAATGTTGGAATATGCAGACAAGGTCTTTACTTATGTCTTCATTCTGGAGATGCTGTTGAAGTGGGTGGCATATGGCTTTGTCAAGTACTTCACCAATGCCTGGTGTTGGCTAGACTTCCTCATTGTTGACGTACgtgaaatatgaattcataAAATGTCTGACTGGTGCCTGACTCAGACTACACGATTTCAGCCCGATTCTAACGTGACAGACATTTCGTGGAAAATCTCTGATTGTCGTGGACGATACTTTGAAGTAATGTGGGCTATCCACCTACTGCTGAATCACGATCATGTCACAAGGCCTGTCAGAATTTCTGCCAGTTGTGCTGCACCGTTTTTTTCTCTGTATCCCTTGTTTTTGCTAGTGCTGCTAGGAAACACAGttgtgcagaaaaaaataaacgtcGAAAGCAATTTTTCCTAGCTCATAACGATTGTGTTCATCTGAGTGGAgcggtacccggacgtttcgtcgccaGACTTTTGGTCGACGAACACTTGGTCGAAcgaacgtttggtcgatggacagctctctccctctctctctctctctctctctctctctctctctctctctctctctctctctctctttctctgtcatgattataattttgagagcaagagattacctggttgatcgctttcaacagtaaactctctcatgattataattttgagagcaagcgaatctggcgaccaaacgtccgtttgacgaaatGTTTggagaccaagtgtccggagaccaagtgtccggagaccaagtgtccggagaccaagtgtccggagaccaagtgtccggagaccaagtgtccggagaccaagtgtccggagaccaagtgtccggagaccaagtgtccggaCACCAAGTGTCCGGACACCAAGTGTCcggagaccaagtgtccggagaccaagtgtccggagaccaagtgtccggagaccaagtgtccggagaccaagtgtccggagaccaagtgtccggagaccaagtgtccggagaccaagtgtccggagaccaagtgtccggagaccaagtgtccggagaccaagtgtccggagaccaagtgtccggagaccaagtgtccgttgacgaaacgtccggtaACGGAGTAGAGCAGACAATCAAAGTGCCTCAGTGGCCATTACTAATTGACAACTGCTTGTCTCCTGATGACATCAGATATCGGACCGCGCTTTACGTGAAGACAGAGCAGGCTCTGGTCTTGTAGTGTGACAACGTCTCTGTTCCAAGACACACTCTGACATGACAAAATGTCTTGTAATCTGACACTGCGATCGTTGGGCGCCACCAAAATAAAATCGTGTCGTCTGAGGAAAGCGCTATTTATGCCAGTTTTGCATGACTTTTAGTTATTCTAGGAACCCTTAGTGTGTTTTTCTTGAAATCTCAATACATTTGTAATGATGAATGCAGTTAAACTCTTGATCTCATACACCTGGATCTCTCAGGTATCCCTTGTTAGCCTTATGGCCAACGCTCTGGGCTACTCGGAGCTCACCGCCATCAAATCCTTAAGGACACTGCGAGCCCTCCGACCACTTCGAGCCTTATCTCGGTTCGAGGGCATGAGGGTGAGTTATATACTCCCTATTTGCTCCCAATTTTGCAAGGAATGCTGATGCTAAGACACAATTAAGTCCTCTTTTAAGACATCTTAggtcgttttttttatttacatggcATGGTGTCGCAATGGATAAGCTACTAAATACTACCTTTCAAATGGAAACTTGCAATTGAGCTGCATGCTTATGTTCTCCTTCCAATTCAACTCTGTACTTGTTCTATCCGCATGTTTCTTTTGACATTGTGTCGATGTATTGCagacattgctttttttttaacgctACTCGTTTGGTGCCTTTGTAAATGTGACCTGTAATCTTTTTCTttgttgtgtgtcttttttcATTTACAGTCAGACAAATGTTGTGACCTCATCCTGCCTCCaaggtttttttctgttttgctttttttcctatCAAATTTATAAACTTGACTCAATCAAAAAGCGTCACATTCTTATCTGTCTGATAGTCAATGCTTTTGTCTGCAGACATCACTTAAATAAATGTAGCTTTTACTTAATAGAATTAAAGTCAAGTGATTATGATTGTAAATGGCCACTCATCTAAAATTAAGAAGTCTTTTCTATTTGGGTAAACAGAGCTCCTCCAGTTGATTATAatggtgttgatttttttgttttttgtgtattttgatcCTGTCCAGGTTGTTGTCAATGCACTTCTGGGCGCCATTCCCTCGATCATGAACGTACTGCTGGTCTGTCTCATCTTTTGGCTCATCTTCAGCATCATGGGGGTCAACCTGTTTGCAGGGAAGTACTACTACTGCGTCAATACGACCACTGACAAAGTCTTCCCCATCGAAGTGGTCAACAACAAGACTGAATGCCTGTATTTGGTCAACGACAGCGCCAGATGGAAGAATGTCAAAATCAATTTTGACAATGTCGGCGCCGGTTATTTGGCCTTGTTACAAGTGGTGAGGTTTTCAAAAAGAGACAATTggcttttggctttttttgtgaaagtTAATATTCCATGCCAGAGATCTGGAGTTGAGACCAGGCCAAACAATGACAGTTCTAAAAATAGAAACTCGCGTCATTGCACTTCCTACTAAAACGTTtaggcctttttaaaaaaacttttgctatgaattgaaaacaattgAGCTTGTTATTAAAAGATCGATGTGAGAAAACAGATcaacaattcctattttaagGTCTAATGCACAAGGTAGCaatatataacatttattttttaaagcaggGGTTTCAAACTCACTTTTTGTCGCGAGCCACATGGTAGTTTCGATTACATCCGGGGGGccaaaattattatatttatttattacgaTGAATAAATTGACAACTTTCTCAATCGTGCTAATCGataaatcatttttggacattcatattagtacacatttttgcaattattgatttaaaatcagGAAACAGAGGAAATAATctacaatcttcatttgaatttcatcataaaaaggaaagttgGAATTCATGTTTTACTTCCtcgggccgcataaaatgatgtggcgggccaaattgggcccgcgggccgccactttgacacctttatTTTAAAGGCTTGTCAAATTCCCACATGTTTTTGGTGTCATTCGTGAAGTCATTGTCTTAAACTTGGTGCCTAGGTAGCTACTTTCTATTGATCCTTGAGCccggttttctttttttaatatatatttgtatcaggatttattcattaattgcCTATAGATTAATAGTTGGCCAGTAGAGAGCATATGGACACAGTCCTCAGCCTTAAGGGTGCTGGGGCACACTTGTTTATATATTAAGTATacatataagcatatatattgTACATGTTCATCCTTTGcctgtcccaatacttttgagATTCGTACATCCATCCTTGGAAACAATGTTACCGACTGATGGACCATTATCTGTTTCTAGGCAACCTTTAAGGGCTGGATGGACATCATGTATGCCGCAGTGGATTCTCGtgatgtgagtttttttttaatccgaaTTACAAAATCAATACACTCCAGTTTAACAATAGGTCAATGTGTCAagatctgccattttttttctttctgtcttaATCATTTAGCTGGAGGATCAACCCAAATACGAAGTCAACTTGTACATGTACCTGTACTTTGTCATCTTTATCatctttggttctttttttactCTCAACCTGTTCATTGGTGTTATTATTGACAACTTCAACCAACAGAAGAAAAAGATAAGTAGCCTTTTCTCGGAAGCCAATTGattttttgaacaaaactgACATAAAATGATCCACTTTACACGATTAATAGAAGTCAGCAAAATAAATGATTCAAGGTCTACAATTGTTTTTATAGCCTCTATCAGTGAAATGCGCAAATCATGCTAATTATCATTCTGACATTTTGAATAGGCTAACTAATTTCTTTAAATTTCCGTGATTGTAACCATATTTTCTCAACCGTTCTATACTTTGGAGGGCAAGATATCTTTATGACAGAAGAACAGAAGAAATACTACAACGCGATGAAGAAGTTAGGCTCCAAGAAACCGCAGAAACCAATTCCTCGACCAACGGTAGGGTTCCTTTTTGCCAAATTCCTGCCAAAGTACTGCTCTATTTACTTGGATGATCCTAAAATACTGATCTATTTGTCCCTCAGAATGCATTTCAAGGCTGCGTATTCGACTGTATAACAAAACAAGCTTTCGACATTGTTATTATGATCCTCATCTGCCTTAACATGGTGACCATGATGGTGGAGACCGATGACCAAACCAATGACATGGACGACATCCTTTACTGGATCAATCTGGTCTTCATTGTGCTCTTCACAGGGGAGTGCATACTAAAGATGGTCTCTTTGCGTCACTATTACTTCACCATAGGTTGGAATATCTTTGATTTTGTGGTGGTGATCCTGTCAATCGTAGGTAAGGACGCAACATGGGTGCCTTTTagtccaggggtagggaacctatggctcgggagccacaagtggctctttggatgagtgcatttggctctttgctaacctgtgagctaaaatatggaaagcaCTGGTGACAGTATtgagataccgtattttcatgactataaggcgcacttaaaagtcttaaattttctccaaaatagacagggcgccttatattccagtgcgccttatatatggaataaacagaaaatgtgccatttattgagggtgcgccttataatgtggccttatatatggaaaatgcagaatttagcttctacagtcaagtttgaaatagaataaggcttatagttgtgaaaatacggtactacatctagaactgctttaatcttcatttttttgcagtagactcttctggaatgcatcctctcatttgattggcaacagcataagaatcttttgaaaaatattcatttttttccactttaaaagtggtgaaattacaaaaaaaattgaaaaggcactcgtttaaatgtatgtattttgacttttaaattcgtagtatggctcacaaggaataacattagaaaatatgaattgtttgtggctctctttgtcaaaaaggtccCGACCCCTGCCTATATTTGGAGTTAAGTTCTATACCCAATGTGCTAattgtggatgttttttttttttctactccgGCAGGGATGTTTTTATCCGACATGATCGAGAAATACTTTGTTTCTCCGACGTTATTCCGAGTAATCCGCCTAGCCAGAATCGGACGCATTCTCCGTCTCATCAAGGGTGCCAAAGGCATCCGAACTCTCCTCTTTGCCTTGATGATGTCACTTCCCGCCCTTTTCAATATTGGCCTCCTTCTCTTCTTAGTCATGTTCATCTACGCCATTTTCGGCATGTCCAACTTTGCCTACGTCAAACGAGAATCTGGAATCGACGACTTATTCAATTTCGAGACTTTTGGGAATAGTATGATCTGCCTATTCCAGATCACTACCTCAGCCGGGTGGGATGGTCTCTTAGCCCCCATCTTGAACAAACGAGAACCCGATTGCGACAGCCAAATGGAACACCCGGGAAACTACTACAAAGGCAACTGTGGCAACCCATCGGTGGGCATCTTCTTTTTCGTCAGCTACATCATCATTTGCTTCCTCATCGTGGTAAACATGTACATCGCCGTCATCTTGGAGAACTTCAGCGTGGCTACCGAAGAAAGCGCCGAACCACTCAGCGAGGACGACTTTGAGATGTTCTACGAAGTATGGGAGCGTTTTGATCCCGACGCCACGCAGTTTGTGGAATACAGCAAACTCTCGGACTTTGCCGACGCTCTGGATCCACCGTTGCGTATGCCCAAACCCAACATGATTCAACTCATCTCCATGGACTTGCCTATGGTCAGCGGCGAGCGAATACACTGCCTGGATATCCTATTTGCCTTCACTAAGCGAGTACTTGGGGAAGGCGGTGAAATGGATGTGTTGAGAGGGCAAATGGAGGAACGATTCATGGCGTCGAACCCCTCCAAGGTGTCGTATGAGCCTATCACTACCACGCTTCGCCGTAAACAGGAAGAAACGTCGTCCGTGGTTATCCAGAGAGCCTTTCGACGCTATATGATTTGCACGGCCATGAAAAAGGCATCGGCGCTCTATAAAGAGCAACTAAAAGAGGGCTTACGCGACCCGGACAAGGACGTGATGGTCATCTGCAAGTTCAACGAGAATTCCACCTCGGATAAAACGGAAATGACTCCGTCCACGGCGTCCCCGCCGTCTTATAACAGCGTGACGAAATCTGACAGGGACAAATATGAGAAAGAAAACAGTGAAAGGAAAAAAGATTGGAAAGAACGCAAGAAATAGTTGTTTGCGTGCTCGTGGGTTGGTTTTTTAGAAGTTGGACAGTGACTCAAGGACAGGGAAAATATGTTGTGTACACTTAAGGGACCAAATCAGCCACTATTTCcagactgggaaaaaaaagaagaaaaaaaacacttgtaatTCTCTGTTTGGTTGTTTTGTTAATTGACA is from Stigmatopora nigra isolate UIUO_SnigA chromosome 1, RoL_Snig_1.1, whole genome shotgun sequence and encodes:
- the LOC144198244 gene encoding sodium channel protein type 2 subunit alpha-like, whose translation is MAPLLVPPGPDSFRPFVPESLAAIERRIAEEESRRPRADRRSDCDDENGPKPNSDLEAGKSLAFIYGDIPPSLVSTPLEDLDSFYGNQKTFIVLNRGKAIFRFNATPALYILSPFNPLRRIAIRVLVHSMFSVLIMFTILTNCAFMTLSNPPEWAKNVEYTFTGIYTFESLIKILARGFCVGKFTFLRDPWNWLDFSVILMAYVTEFVDLGNVSALRTFRVLRALKTISVIPGLKTIVGALIQSVKKLSDVMILTVFCLSVFALIGLQLFMGNLRQKCVRFPIHDNSSSNSSQSLATDMFLLNGSLAEVTDMFPNSTGSSFNWTEYISDDSNHYFLPGRRDALLCGNGSGAGLCPEGFICVKAGRNPDFGYTSFDSFSWAFLSLFRLMTQDFWENLYQQTLRAAGKPYMIFFVLVIFLGSFYLVNLILAVVAMAYDEQNQATIEEAQQKEEEFQAMMEQLKRQQEEAQVAAAAAPECDEYDQRRGPTSESSSVTSKLSSKSAKERRNRRKKRKQREEEEEEEEKASCNRFHKSVTVDSINRSFHFSMDANRLSYEKRCSSPHQSLLSVRGSLFSPRRNSQGSLFSFRGRARDMGSENDFADDEHSTFEESDSRRGSLFLPRRLERRCSAVSQTSLVVPRVILPANGKMHCAVDCNGVVSLVGGTSVSNSPGTTTDTEVRKQHSIDYLEEPGGRQRAMSVASILTNTMEELEESRQKFPPCWYRFANTCLIWDCCPGWLKIKEFVSMVVMDPFVDLTITICIVLNTLFMAMEHYPMTKEFNNVLSVGNQVFTGIFTAEMCLKVIALDPYYYFQEGWNIFDGIIVSLSLMELGLSNVEGLSVLRSFRLLRVFKLAKSWPTLNMLIKIIGNSVGALGNLTLVLAIIVFIFAVVGMQLFGKSYKEFFCTINDGGCQLPRWHMHDFFHSFLIVFRVLCGEWIETMWDCMEVAGPTMCLIVFMMVMVIGNLVVLNLFLALLLSSFSADNLAATDDDSEMNNLQIAVGRIQRGIAFLKSTVRRFLQSLFFGGSGKGLNHIDENKPLEELHSNGKGNCITNHTTCEMTKDPCGMYITPEGNGRPGGGLVTGGTVDDDSPEKYSMDECPYMSFIHNPSLTVTVPIAVGESDFENVNTEDLSSDSSDVEDSKEKLNIEPRKLSSSEGSTVDIRPLGDGVDSEELEMGESLDPEACFTEGCVSRFQCCQVNEEENVFKSWWSLRKTCFIIVEHNWFESFIIFMILLSSGALAFEDVYIEQRRTIKTMLEYADKVFTYVFILEMLLKWVAYGFVKYFTNAWCWLDFLIVDVSLVSLMANALGYSELTAIKSLRTLRALRPLRALSRFEGMRVVVNALLGAIPSIMNVLLVCLIFWLIFSIMGVNLFAGKYYYCVNTTTDKVFPIEVVNNKTECLYLVNDSARWKNVKINFDNVGAGYLALLQVATFKGWMDIMYAAVDSRDLEDQPKYEVNLYMYLYFVIFIIFGSFFTLNLFIGVIIDNFNQQKKKFGGQDIFMTEEQKKYYNAMKKLGSKKPQKPIPRPTNAFQGCVFDCITKQAFDIVIMILICLNMVTMMVETDDQTNDMDDILYWINLVFIVLFTGECILKMVSLRHYYFTIGWNIFDFVVVILSIVGMFLSDMIEKYFVSPTLFRVIRLARIGRILRLIKGAKGIRTLLFALMMSLPALFNIGLLLFLVMFIYAIFGMSNFAYVKRESGIDDLFNFETFGNSMICLFQITTSAGWDGLLAPILNKREPDCDSQMEHPGNYYKGNCGNPSVGIFFFVSYIIICFLIVVNMYIAVILENFSVATEESAEPLSEDDFEMFYEVWERFDPDATQFVEYSKLSDFADALDPPLRMPKPNMIQLISMDLPMVSGERIHCLDILFAFTKRVLGEGGEMDVLRGQMEERFMASNPSKVSYEPITTTLRRKQEETSSVVIQRAFRRYMICTAMKKASALYKEQLKEGLRDPDKDVMVICKFNENSTSDKTEMTPSTASPPSYNSVTKSDRDKYEKENSERKKDWKERKK